A stretch of Haloprofundus halophilus DNA encodes these proteins:
- a CDS encoding DNA-directed RNA polymerase subunit P — MSYKCSRCKRDVELDEYGGVRCPYCGHRVLLKERARVVKEVDVK; from the coding sequence ATGAGCTACAAGTGCTCCCGCTGTAAGCGCGACGTCGAACTCGACGAGTACGGGGGCGTCCGCTGTCCGTACTGCGGTCACCGCGTGCTCCTGAAAGAGCGCGCTCGCGTCGTCAAAGAAGTCGACGTGAAGTAA
- a CDS encoding KEOPS complex subunit Pcc1, whose product MSHLSVLRFSYPDERRARVVERSVRVEVGEIDDERSHASVAREEATVEVRVEASDLVALRAGINSWTRMVAVAERVSELGADSLAGE is encoded by the coding sequence GTGTCGCATCTGAGCGTTCTCCGCTTTTCGTACCCCGACGAGCGGCGCGCTCGCGTCGTCGAGCGGAGCGTCCGCGTCGAAGTCGGCGAGATCGACGATGAACGGTCGCACGCGAGCGTCGCGAGGGAGGAGGCAACCGTCGAGGTACGCGTCGAGGCCTCGGACCTGGTCGCGCTTCGTGCGGGCATCAACTCCTGGACGCGGATGGTCGCCGTCGCAGAGCGCGTGTCGGAGCTGGGCGCCGACTCCCTCGCGGGAGAATAA